From Aedes albopictus strain Foshan chromosome 1, AalbF5, whole genome shotgun sequence, one genomic window encodes:
- the LOC134285311 gene encoding uncharacterized protein LOC134285311, with amino-acid sequence MKIAKGFQDPHCLRSLYCALVRSILEFAVVVWCPYQSTFIWYGIRARSFSWTNSTTVKCWLSSPPSRWKQFVANRVSEIQHITKDSVWNHVAGLQNPADIISRGMAPIQLQYRSLWFSGPHWLRSDECNWLSTPLISEDEFDPIDLEVRDVSAVLPVIEPSDVFSLRSSLSNLQRHAAWILRFRIKSQTELADLTTSRRVRESSKILALNSQLEEGVLCVGEQFRPASIKNRRSTLQKVQRHVQQLLKNWSKLYLSELHNRTKWTVHRNNVAVGTMVVLKDEERPPLKWQLGRVTDVHAGEDGNVRVVTVKTKDGSYRRAVSKICVLPIRDNIVSSNGEN; translated from the coding sequence ATGAAAATTGCCAAAGGATTTCAGGATCCGCACTGCCTGCGATCACTTTATTGTGCGTTAGTGCGATCGATTTTGGAGTTCGCTGTCGTTGTTTGGTGCCCTTACCAATCAACATTTATATGGTATGGTATACGTGCAAGGTCCTTCTCCTGGACGAACTCAACCACCGTCAAGTGCTGGCTATCGTCGCCGCCGTCAAGATGGAAGCAGTTCGTCGCAAATAGGGTTTCGGAGATTCAGCACATTACGAAGGACAGCGTCTGGAACCACGTTGCTGGACTGCAGAATCCGGCGGATATCATTTCCCGCGGAATGGCTCCTATACAGTTGCAGTACAGATCGCTCTGGTTCAGTGGACCGCATTGGCTGAGGTCGGACGAATGCAACTGGCTATCAACCCCACTGATCAGTGAAGACGAATTCGATCCGATAGATCTCGAGGTCAGGGACGTCTCTGCAGTACTTCCAGTCATCGAACCAAGCGATGTCTTCAGCCTCCGATCATCGTTAAGCAACCTCCAGCGCCACGCTGCATGGATTTTACGTTTCCGCATCAAGTCGCAAACAGAGTTGGCAGACCTGACGACCAGCAGAAGAGTTAGAGAATCGTCGAAGATCCTAGCTCTGAATTCGCAACTCGAAGAAGGAGTACTATGCGTTGGTGAACAGTTTCGTCCCGCGTCAATCAAGAACCGCCGCTCAACCCTCCAAAAGGTTCAACGGCACGTCCAGCAGTTGTTGAAAAACTGGTCCAAGCTGTACCTGTCGGAACTCCACAACCGTACGAAGTGGACTGTACATCGGAACAACGTGGCAGTAGGAACCATGGTAGTCCTGAAGGATGAAGAACGACCGCCTCTGAAGTGGCAGCTCGGCCGGGTGACAGACGTTCACGCTGGCGAAGACGGGAATGTGCGGGTCGTAACAGTCAAGACCAAAGACGGCAGCTACCGCAGAGCAGTATCGAAAATCTGCGTTCTGCCCATCCGTGATAATATTGTATCGTCGAACGGGGAGAACTAA